GAACGAGCATTCGCGTCCGGCACGGGCGCAGTGCTCACACGCTTCGCCGCGGACGGCTATGTGACAGGAGCGTTTGGATACGCGGCAATGGTCACAAGGCCGGTCCTTGCGCGACCGTTTAGCGCggaggctggggtcagGATGGGTTGTATTGGGGTTGGCCGAAAGAGAGCACCGTGCCCGACCGCGGGCAACTGTGGTATGTGGAGGGAAGGCGCGTCACGAGAGGAGGCGGGAAGAATACTTACTTGGTGGGCTTGTCGGACTTGTCATCGACTGGCGACTGTTGCGTTGGGTCCATTTGGACGTGGGAAACGATGTGAGAGTCGGAACAGTATGGAAATAGAACGATGACTGGGATGATTGTTATCGAGGGTTTGACATGGAATGGATGATTGGATGAATTGGATGAATACAAAAGTGGGTTAGGAAAAAGAGTAATGAGAACTGTTCTAACTCATCAACAAAGCGGTGGTATGGTACAATGAATCCAGCTTTGACGCAAACTGGTTGGTCACTTGGGTCAACTCTTCTGGTCTCAACTCACGTCCGCACAGGCTACCTCAAGAGATAACAACACCCCTTCAACATGCATAGGCCATCCACTATTGGCCATACGTCTTAGGATATGGAGCTTGTCACCAAGTCCTCGCGTTGCTCCTAGTCGTAATCCGCTCCAGGTCGGGCGGTAGAGACATTGAGAGGTAAGGAATCAACTCCAATGAGGCCACGCTTGCCAGCTGCCAGCTGCCAGCTCGCCAGCGGGCTATGAAACAAACCTGACGTCCATGATGACGCGTCATGGGACATTGACTtgtcttctcctcgcccttACCTACTATATGGCTGCGGAACGGGGTGAGTTTCTGCCCACGCGTCCCTATGTGTTCCGCACTCTTCGGAATCATTCGCGGTCAACGGGTGTAGCATTCCGCACATTGGTGCCGAGAAGCTGAGCGGTGCGGAGTCGGTGCACGGAACCGAGATTCAAAGCGTGATGCGAATAACATGATCGATCCACACGTGTGACCGAGcctcggcgatgacgaTGGCTGGGCCATGACGGTCGATCCGCCCCTCAAATTGGTTAGTTATACAAGCCTCGGAAGATTAAGGGAATGTGAGTAATGGCCGTCCAGATGCGTCCAGGGGACCGCAGATCTGGCTTACCCATATTTAACTACCCTAAATGGGCCGCTGACTGAGGCCGACGGTCGTAGTGCAGTCAAAGCCACCCCATTATCATCTTCCACTCTACGACTTGCATGACGCCGTCGTTCTATTTGGACACTGAAAAGTTTCCGTGTCCCATCCAGGCCTAGCTCGCACAGAGGGCGCAAGCCGTAGGCCGTCGGCCAagccctcgctctcgtgCCAAGCCCCAATCGCCATGTCGGCTTGTTATTGCTTCAAGCTTTGTCATGCCTCAAGCCAGAGGGAATGAAGCGCGTTCCTTACTTTACTCGACTCACACTGAGTACTGATCCGAGTGGACTCGGAAGCGAACAATGCAGAATCGCGAGCACATGGGCCCGAGCCCTCTTGGCACGCCGTCGGCCAGGTTGTGTGCTTCGGCCAGCTTTGCCAGTTGCTGTTGCCATTGATGTCTACTTAAGGCGTCGAGATCAGCGGGGTTTAGTCCAAACACTCAACTGGTcgcccctcctctcttTTCACCTCACACCCTACGCTCATCTCGCTCACGCCACTCAACTACATTCACAGTCGCCCCACCACCATGAACGCCCTCTCGGCTGAGGCAACTGCAACGTCAACCCCTGTTCAACCGGGCACACCAGCCATGTTGGCCGCGGATACAGACGACAAGTTTGCGCCACGTTCAGACTCATTTCTCTCGGCGTCCAACACGATTACCGATTtgcagcagctcgagatTGACAAGAAGACGTCTGACTCAGACCACGGGTCTATCGACGGAGCtgagaagggcaaggatggccccgaggtcgaccaGCGCACCCACAAGCCCAATGCCCTGTCCTCGCTCCCGGCGGTCAAGAAGAgcctcctgctcctgtTCTTCGTGAGTCTCGTCAACGTCACTGCTTGCTTGCTAACCCCAGTGTACTGCCATGTTCATTGACGTGGCAGGCGTGTCTGCCACTTTCCTCATGACGGCACCTATTGCTGAGGATCTTAAAGTCTCGCAGGGCAACTTCGCCTGGGTCCTCGGCACATACTCACTTGCGTTCGCGTCCACTCTCCTCTTTGCGGGTCGCCTGGCCGACCTCTACCCTCCCAATCTCGTCTACACGGCCGGCTTCAGTGGACTCGGTATCTTCTACCTCATCATATCGTTCATGAAGGATCAGTACGCTTTCTTCATTCTCCGTTCCATTTCCGCCCTGCTTGCGGTCTTGACCATCCCGTCCTCGATCAACATGATCGGTGAGTCATTCCTGTATGACACCTCTGACAGCAGTGCAAATGTACCCCGATCCTACCGAACAGGCCAAGAAGTTGACGCTCTTCGGCATGGCTGGTGCACTCGCGAACACCATGGGCCTGGTCCTTGCGGGCGTCTTTCTCCTCGCGTCCTGGCGCTGGTACTTCCGCTTCATCGCCATCGTTGTCATTCCCTTCAGCTTCCTTTGCTGGTACATTATGCCGCGCACCGAGGCCGTGGCTGAAGACCTTCCCGGCACCGAGAAATGGAAGCGCATGGATCTCGttggcgtccttggtctcatggccatcctcgtcctcttcatcctcgcctTCACGCAGGTCGAGACAAACGGCTGGAATTCTGCCATTTTCATCGCACCGCTCGTCATCTCCATCTGTCTTCTCCCAGCATGGCTCTACTGGGAGCACAGCCTGCCACAGGGCTTCAGCCTCCTTCCGCACGACATCTGGACCTACCCCAACATCTTCCCTCTCATCATCCAGGCGTCGTCAATCTTCATGTGGTTTGCGACCTACCAGCTCCGCCTTGCGACGTACTGGCAGGAGGTGGACCACGTCTCGCCgatcctcgccgccgcccgcctcctACCGATGGGTGTGGTCGCGCTCATCGTTGGCTCCCTCACCCAGCCGTTCCCGTGGCTCATTCTGAAGCCACGCTACGTCCAGCCAGTTGGCTCCGCCCTTGCCTTCTGCGGCTCGATGCTTCTCGCCTTCTCCaacggcggccgcggcgctgACTACTGGAAGTACGTCTTCACGGGCGAGATCATCGGCACTGCTGGCGGCATGATCGTCTTCATCGGTACGAACACCAGCATTATCCAGTCCTTCCCCCTCGAGTTTGCCGGGGTTGGCGGCAGCTTCGCCCAAGTCATCTACCAGATTGGCGGCGTTGTTGGCATCGCAGTCCAGCagggcctcctcgacactggacacggcggcgtcgccgactGGACCGGTTCCAAGAACGGCTACTTCTTTACCTCGGCGTACATCCTGTGCACAGGCCTTATCTTCGTTATCTGGTACCGCCAGTCGAAGGCTAACATCTCCACTGGCGTCGCTCCTGTGGCCTAAACCCCACATTACCCGTTTCATGAAAACCTGTATAATAGACAGATGGGTATTTTCCTCCCAGTCAGTCCACCGATAGAGCTTGTAGCCCCAGATATCTGCATTAGTACCATTCTGGCACCGCAAAGGTCCATTGAGAATCAGGTCGGTTTGAATTGATTAGCAGGTCTCCGATCTATGGCCACCAATGTTACACACTTACGTAATTCCGTAAGTCTTCGTGGTGTAGTGGTTATCATACTCTCTTAGGGTCTTGCTATGGGAGTGGCCCCGCGTTCGAatcgcggcgaggaccaACCAGACTTTAATGACTGGAACTTACGATTGATTTTTGCCAGTCCTTGCTTGCCAAGGAGTGTGGAGGAGCGGGGATCGGCGAAGGTTTCCGTCTCTTGCCTAGCTTGCCTGAAACCCCGTAGGGCGAGGCATCGACACACTAAGGCGGTTGGCACATGGGTTGCTATTGGGTATGCATGCGCCTGCGCTGTGAGCTGTTCAAGGGCCGAGAACCCAATCTGTCGGGATACCCGCCTGGTCGGCGTGGTCGAGCAACCATTGAGATGGGCTTGTCGCACGTCGAGGCCCTGGTCGAACCCAGCCTGGGACGTTGGCGCGGTCGGTACCAGTCGTCGTTTGCAATGACCCAACCTCGTCTCGCTCCTTCGGTCCGAAGCGATGCACAACCGAGTGCGCATATGCCTAGACGAGCCACACGATGGTTGGTGCCGCGCGGTCGCCAGGAATGGAACCGTACACCCACGCGCCCTTTGTCTGCCAAGTCTTGGTCCGGGGATCGGCACCGATAAGCGGGCGTGCACGTGCGCTAttcggcctcggcatctCGACCTCCCACCCGGGCGTCATGGCAGACGCGTTCGGCTTGATGCGCATGAGGAcggcggccgcctcggTCGGCGTGAGCTTGTGCATGGTGATGGATCGATAGGCGGATATCAAAATGCTGCCCAAATCTCGGCGTCCAGCGATATTCGAGGCTAAAATGTGCGGCGACTTGGATTGTTCAACGTCACAaaggtcaaggtcaagtgGATTGGATTGGTGGTGTGAGCCGTGGCGGAGATGACGACATCGCCGTTAGGTGACCACCGTCACGCGCGCCACTAAACTCCTTGCGCTAACCTGTTCTCAACACCTAACATTTGCGCGACCACATCATGGGCCTTGCAATAAGTaagcgtcgtcgtcggcaccGCGTGACGCGCATAGTCTCGCCTGGCGTGGATCCAGACGcactgcgcgcgcgcctcgccccATTAGAGAGGAACACGCCATCCCCAACGGCCGGATACCCGGGCCTCGACGCGTATCCCAACATCCTTGCCAGCATCTCCGAACACGCGGACGCGCGAACACTCGTCGCCATGGGCCAGGTGTCGCatgcggcgcgcgacgcggcgctcaCTGCTGGCGCGACGAGGGTTCCGAACTGATGGGGAGCAGGGACCCGCGACATTCCAGTGCAACATAAGCCCTCCAGCTATACTCTTACGGCGCCAATCCGTGTCGACGCGCTTCGGCTGAGGTCGCTGCAAGGCGGGCCGGACAAGGTGGACCAGGCTCCCCGGTCCATAGCCACGCGCGTCAACTCGGCATTCCTTCGTTCCACAGGACGCGACGCCTTCGCTGTCTACTCCAACTACGATCTCGTCTCGAGTGTCTGCGACACATGAAAACGATAGTACAGACCTAGATGACGATGTGGTGAGGGCAGATGGTCACCCCAGCTGCCCCACTCCGGTTTTGGAGTTGGAGCAACCAAATTCGGGCTGGAGCAACCAAATTCGGGCTGGAGCAACCAGATTCGGGCTGGAGGTCCGGAGCGGAGTGCGGCACGCGCGTTTTCTGACGTCTCATTGCAcgagccgccgcgcctTGCAGTACATGTACCTAGCCCGCAACTACCGTTCTATGCATTCAATCACCTCTCACCTGCCCGGGACGGGTAAGACGACAAGCGCAGCCCCAGACCTCCAGCCCGAATGTCACGGCAACTGCCACGCACCAGCTCCAACAGTTTACGTAACGATTCGGCCGCTTAGCTCAGCTGGTTAGAGCATTGTACTAATATCCAGTGGATATCAGTAATGCAAAGGTCGGCAGTTCGATCCTGTCAGTGGTCAGTTATCTTTTTCTGCTACTCAGCAGCCCATCCCATTTATAAAATACAACTGTCTGTGACGACACGGAGGGCGACTTGCCTATTGCACTCAGTGAAAGGATGAGGTGTTCAAGGTTGCAATTGGCTCCCCGCAAGTAGGCTAAACCTTAATTGACACTCTAGCTGAATCTAAACATGGCGGATCAACAGATTGGCACGCGTCACCTGATGACATCAGCCCATCCATCCGCCAGGATGCCTGTACTCATCCCATGTAGCCCACATCCGCAACTATGTATTCTACATCCCTTCTCACCTCAACACAATGGAGTACGCGCAAAGgctccttggcctgctcGACGCTTGGCCCGTCCGGGTCGTGCTTGGTCTGACGCTGTTCTACGTGTGTCTCCGCATCGCGCTCCTTCCGCCCCATAGGCCGAAGCAGACTCGCGAGGTCGCAAACCTCCCGGGCcctccgtcgccgccgtacGTGGGCTGGCTGATCGGGAACATGGGCGACATTGCCGAGTTCCGCGACACAGTCATGCACCCCGACTGGATCAAGATGGGGTGGACGGGCCGCTGCCAGCACATCTTCGGCCAGGAGACGATCTGGACGTACGACCCGGTCGCCATGGGCAGCATTCTGCAGCAAGCGGACGTGTGGCAACGCGCGGATAACACGGAGCGTCTCCTTGGGCGCATCACGGGCTCGGGACTGTTGACTGCCAAGGGAGCGGATCAtcggcgccagcggcgGATTGTGAATCCCGCGTTCTCGACGAATGCCATCAAGGCCATGATCCCTACCATGTTCGACAAGGCTGACCTCTGTGCCAACATCCTCGGGCAATGTGTCGACGACGATTCGCTCGAGCACTTTGCAGCGAGATACCCTCCCAAACCAGAAGACAGGGTTGCGGGCGCGCGCAAAGTGGAcctgctcgccctcatGTCCAAACTCACTCAAGACGTTATTGGCGCGGCCGGCTTCAACACCGACCTTGAGAGCCTGCGGCCCAAAGAGAATGCCCTCGATAGCAGTATTCAGTTCATGCTGAACACGCTGTTCGACGACACAATCATCCTCATGGCCCAGAACTTGTTCTGGTCGCTGGACAAGATTGTGCGTCGGTTCGAGActcgctgaccccagcctTTGCGCAACCGTCGCGCGATGAAGGCGTGCCGAGGTGTCATGGAGAAATTGTCTGCAGTAAGCTTGGATTTGGAAATCAACTGACGTCAGCGCCTCATGCGTGACCGCGCGGCCCAGCTCGCAACGGAACCAGAGGAAGcagacgaggacaaggtgCCCGATAtgctcgacctgctcgtTAAAGCCAACATGGCTGAGCGTGAGGACCAGCGCctctcggacgaggaggtccgCTCGCAGCTCCTTACTCTGGTACGTGACTGCGTTCTGTATATCTTTATCGtggctgacgtcagctgTTTGCAGGGAGCACGACCACAGCAGGCACAATCTGCAGCTTGCTGCGTTTCATGGCAAAGCACCCGGACATCCAAGCGCGGTTGCGTGAGGAAATCGAATCGACAGAGGAGCGACCCAACTTGTAAGCTTAGTACAAGCTAAACTAACAGCAGCGAAACCCTCAACGCCCTACCGCTGCTCGACGCAGTCGTACGCGAGACGCTCCGGCTTGAGCCTCCCGCGTCCTGCACTGTCCGCACCAACGTGCAGGATACCGTTATCCCTCTCAGTGTGCCCGTGCGTGGCCGCGACGGCACCATGATCGAGAAGGCGTTGCCAGTCGGCAAGGGCTCGTATGTCTTCCTCTGTGAGTTTTTTTGGTGGATAGAGCTGATCAGCTATCTCAAGCCTCCAACAGCATCCCGACGTGTGGGGACCCGACGCGGCAGAATTCAATCCAGACCGATACAAGGACCCCACTATCCCCAAGATGAACATTCCAGGCATGTGGGGCGGTCTTGCAGCCTTCATCTCTGGTCCGCACCATTGCATGTGAGTATTTTGGATTGCCAAGCTGTGTCAACTGACAGACAGTGGattccgcctcgccctcgccgagatcaaggtTGCCACAGTTACGCTTTTGCGCCACTTTTCGTTCGACGAGCTGCCCAGCAAGCCGGACATCTTTATCGTCATGAAGTGAGTCTCGCGAGATGACTGAATTCACAACAACCAACTGACGGCAGCGTCGCCAGTAGGCCTGaggtcaagggcgagagTGGTGGACAGATGCCTCTCCTTGTCCGTCGCGTCGAGGCCACTGCGTAGGGACTGTTCTCAACCACCTCCATGAGGCAGATAGCCGATGTCGCTGTTGAACTACTGTAGCTGTACTGAAGATGCAACTATATCACGTACGAGCGTTAGTACTCCAAGGCACTTCACGTGGGGAGTCGAGTGTTAGTACCGAGATCCGAGTGATATTTCGAGGTCATAAAAAACCACCATGCATGTGCACACCTAGGACGCGTACTGTAAAACTGCACTACGGCTCTCCCTAAGCATGACATAACAGCCGATCGTCACATAACGCTTTCGTAAAACACAAGCCTCAAACACGTCGGGAGGACTAGGGCGGTTTGAAACACGGACGCGGGCTCGGGACACTTCCAGCCAGCCACAACCGGAGCGACATTGCCGACCGTTTTCGATCCGACTATTACAGTCTCACTTCGGCGCGGGCGGGCCTGCCGCTCCCGGTGCGGAGTGGGGTTGGTAACGGATGGATGTCTGACCCGGGGAACTGACAAGTGGGAAACCTACATGGAGGCGTCTGGATGAGAGCGGTGGTAAACCCGAAACCGAGGCTTCAGGATGTAGCAGGGCCAAGGCGGTACGAGAGGGGCGACGTGAACCCGTTTGTGATCGGCGCAATGGCTGACATTATCATTCCGCCGTTACCGCCGGCAGTGAAGTCCGGCTGCAGCGTATCACCCGTGTATTCCGGATTAAGCGAGCAGATACACATGCTCAGAGTGTCCTCGATGCTGCTGCTACGTCCAGAAATGGCTCGAGCGCTGCACGACGTTCCTCCGCTCAGCGGCAGAGGAGGCCAGGGATGTTGTCGCACCTATCGTCCGCATTGAGGTGCGGGAGGGCACCGGGAGTCAATTGGGTTGATGCGGGAGCTAAGCATACGAGACGTGCCTTGTCCAAGAGGGTACGGCAGTCGGACGC
Above is a genomic segment from Cutaneotrichosporon cavernicola HIS019 DNA, chromosome: 1 containing:
- a CDS encoding uncharacterized protein (Efflux protein EncT) is translated as MNALSAEATATSTPVQPGTPAMLAADTDDKFAPRSDSFLSASNTITDLQQLEIDKKTSDSDHGSIDGAEKGKDGPEVDQRTHKPNALSSLPAVKKSLLLLFFCTAMFIDVAGVSATFLMTAPIAEDLKVSQGNFAWVLGTYSLAFASTLLFAGRLADLYPPNLVYTAGFSGLGIFYLIISFMKDQYAFFILRSISALLAVLTIPSSINMIVQMYPDPTEQAKKLTLFGMAGALANTMGLVLAGVFLLASWRWYFRFIAIVVIPFSFLCWYIMPRTEAVAEDLPGTEKWKRMDLVGVLGLMAILVLFILAFTQVETNGWNSAIFIAPLVISICLLPAWLYWEHSLPQGFSLLPHDIWTYPNIFPLIIQASSIFMWFATYQLRLATYWQEVDHVSPILAAARLLPMGVVALIVGSLTQPFPWLILKPRYVQPVGSALAFCGSMLLAFSNGGRGADYWKYVFTGEIIGTAGGMIVFIGTNTSIIQSFPLEFAGVGGSFAQVIYQIGGVVGIAVQQGLLDTGHGGVADWTGSKNGYFFTSAYILCTGLIFVIWYRQSKANISTGVAPVA
- a CDS encoding uncharacterized protein (Cytochrome P450) encodes the protein MEYAQRLLGLLDAWPVRVVLGLTLFYVCLRIALLPPHRPKQTREVANLPGPPSPPYVGWLIGNMGDIAEFRDTVMHPDWIKMGWTGRCQHIFGQETIWTYDPVAMGSILQQADVWQRADNTERLLGRITGSGLLTAKGADHRRQRRIVNPAFSTNAIKAMIPTMFDKADLCANILGQCVDDDSLEHFAARYPPKPEDRVAGARKVDLLALMSKLTQDVIGAAGFNTDLESLRPKENALDSSIQFMLNTLFDDTIILMAQNLFWSLDKIPLRNRRAMKACRGVMEKLSARLMRDRAAQLATEPEEADEDKVPDMLDLLVKANMAEREDQRLSDEEVRSQLLTLLFAGSTTTAGTICSLLRFMAKHPDIQARLREEIESTEERPNFETLNALPLLDAVVRETLRLEPPASCTVRTNVQDTVIPLSVPVRGRDGTMIEKALPVGKGSYVFLSISSLQQHPDVWGPDAAEFNPDRYKDPTIPKMNIPGMWGGLAAFISGPHHCIGFRLALAEIKVATVTLLRHFSFDELPSKPDIFIVMNVASRPEVKGESGGQMPLLVRRVEATA